From the genome of Desulfomicrobium apsheronum, one region includes:
- a CDS encoding C-GCAxxG-C-C family protein: protein MNEITSRRQFLRQSFKYGAAATAGAAVAATGLQAIAPHKLFAASPQTHAWPWPYAKLDPEFCRKLGHDSYWSGKGCSYAGFHPIITALRAEVGGPYYNIPTELMIYGHGGGVGWGMLCGALNGAAAAISLVCEKKTADMLVNELFAWYSETMLPTDLSNQYAVEKKYGINKCDQIIPPCKSGSPLCHVSSTNWCMTTGEEITCADRKERCARLTGDSVAYAIQILNDNYDKKFKPLYAQSTTATNCNSCHGEKGTHVNVLSKMNCIQCHGDPHQGS from the coding sequence ATGAACGAGATCACATCCAGAAGACAGTTCTTACGGCAATCCTTCAAATACGGAGCTGCAGCCACGGCAGGGGCTGCCGTGGCTGCTACCGGACTTCAGGCGATAGCGCCGCATAAATTGTTTGCCGCGTCCCCGCAAACTCACGCATGGCCGTGGCCTTACGCCAAACTTGATCCGGAATTTTGCCGCAAACTCGGACATGACAGCTACTGGAGCGGAAAGGGCTGCTCATATGCCGGCTTCCATCCCATAATAACCGCGCTACGAGCCGAGGTAGGCGGACCGTACTACAATATACCGACGGAGTTGATGATCTACGGCCATGGGGGCGGCGTGGGATGGGGGATGTTGTGCGGCGCTCTGAACGGTGCAGCAGCAGCCATTTCACTGGTCTGTGAAAAGAAAACCGCAGATATGTTGGTTAACGAACTTTTTGCATGGTATTCGGAAACAATGTTGCCCACAGACTTGAGCAACCAATATGCGGTTGAAAAAAAGTACGGAATAAACAAATGCGATCAGATTATCCCGCCATGCAAAAGCGGCTCGCCTCTGTGTCATGTTTCTTCCACAAACTGGTGCATGACAACCGGAGAGGAAATCACCTGCGCCGATCGCAAGGAACGCTGCGCTCGTTTGACCGGAGATTCGGTTGCATATGCCATTCAGATATTGAACGACAACTACGATAAAAAATTCAAACCTCTGTATGCACAATCGACAACCGCCACCAACTGCAACTCCTGCCACGGAGAAAAGGGGACACATGTGAATGTGCTTTCAAAAATGAACTGCATACAATGCCACGGAGATCCCCATCAAGGCAGTTGA
- a CDS encoding methyl-accepting chemotaxis protein — protein MLGSNIEKDIQGLEKVIKNITDSYASLKSRITDREETEILDNAERTTMSFVNHGYQFCLDLKDVRQDMRATHFSDYQKLATPLANESREYMAALIELKDKKLAAATLQMESTITEMFRIISLIALITTAVALLMVFSVGRSVTRSIQQVVSVVETMANNDLTCQVAEGGNDETGKMLRATRRMLDTLKETLGSVIGGVGALASSSSELAVVSRKIFEGAADMREKSHGVAAAAEEMGVNISSVAAAAEQSSTNIGMIASAAEEMNSTMSEIAANTGKTRETSAKTVFRAKRASENMTNLSSAAVEIGKIIETINVISGQTNLLALNATIEAARAGEAGRGFAVVANEIKELAQQTARATEEIKNNVGSIQTLTVETVGEIKVITDEIGNVSGMIDGVAVAVDQQALATREIADNVSQAAGGLQEVTKNVSQSSLMANEIAQEIAKINERISEVSHGSAEVDASAASLQNLSEKLQKSVSIFKI, from the coding sequence ATGCTCGGTAGTAATATTGAAAAGGACATTCAGGGTCTTGAGAAGGTCATAAAAAACATCACAGACAGCTATGCATCTCTCAAGTCGCGCATCACGGATCGTGAGGAGACGGAGATCCTCGACAACGCGGAGCGCACGACAATGAGTTTCGTGAATCACGGGTATCAGTTTTGCCTGGATCTCAAGGATGTGCGACAGGACATGCGTGCCACGCATTTTTCGGACTACCAGAAACTGGCCACACCCTTGGCAAATGAATCCCGGGAATACATGGCCGCCCTCATTGAATTGAAGGACAAGAAGCTTGCCGCCGCAACATTGCAGATGGAATCAACCATCACCGAGATGTTTCGGATCATTTCCCTGATCGCCCTGATCACGACTGCCGTAGCGTTGCTGATGGTCTTCAGTGTCGGGCGCAGCGTGACGCGATCCATTCAGCAGGTTGTCAGTGTGGTGGAGACAATGGCCAACAACGATCTGACCTGCCAAGTCGCCGAAGGCGGCAATGATGAGACAGGAAAAATGCTCCGGGCCACCCGGCGCATGCTGGACACTCTCAAGGAAACCCTGGGCAGCGTGATCGGGGGCGTTGGCGCGCTGGCCTCGTCCTCCAGTGAACTCGCCGTGGTCTCGCGAAAGATTTTCGAGGGAGCGGCGGACATGCGCGAAAAATCTCACGGCGTGGCCGCTGCGGCCGAAGAAATGGGCGTTAACATTTCCTCGGTGGCTGCCGCTGCGGAGCAGTCTTCGACAAACATCGGTATGATCGCTTCCGCCGCGGAGGAGATGAATTCCACCATGAGCGAGATAGCCGCAAACACCGGCAAGACCAGGGAAACGAGCGCAAAAACCGTCTTTCGGGCCAAGCGGGCTTCCGAAAATATGACCAATCTGAGTTCCGCCGCCGTGGAGATCGGAAAGATCATCGAGACGATCAACGTCATCTCGGGACAGACAAATCTGCTGGCCCTGAACGCGACCATCGAGGCGGCCAGGGCCGGGGAAGCCGGAAGAGGTTTCGCGGTTGTCGCCAACGAAATCAAGGAACTTGCCCAGCAGACGGCCAGAGCCACCGAGGAGATCAAAAACAACGTCGGGTCGATCCAAACCCTCACGGTCGAGACTGTAGGCGAGATCAAGGTGATCACGGATGAGATCGGCAACGTCAGCGGGATGATCGACGGCGTCGCCGTGGCGGTGGACCAGCAGGCTCTCGCGACCAGGGAGATTGCCGACAACGTGAGCCAGGCGGCTGGCGGCTTGCAGGAAGTCACGAAGAATGTGAGTCAGAGTTCCCTGATGGCGAACGAAATTGCGCAGGAAATAGCAAAAATCAACGAGCGGATCAGCGAAGTCTCGCACGGAAGCGCCGAGGTGGACGCAAGTGCGGCATCATTGCAGAATTTGTCGGAAAAACTGCAGAAATCGGTGAGCATTTTCAAGATCTGA
- a CDS encoding MBL fold metallo-hydrolase, which yields MQKPTVRAFFDENTATWSYVIWSETDTQKRCAIIDSVLNFDLPSCTSSTRSADIIIDFIKEKQLAVEWILETHIHADHLTAAHYLKEQLGGKIAISKHILTIIATWVPIFQTQDDTSLDGSQFDHLFDNDEKFTVGDMQAQILHTPGHTPADTTYVIGNAVFVGDTIFLPDVGSGRCDFPGGSAEHSYDSSRRLFALPDDYRVYVGHDYPPEYRRGPQCMCTIGEQKQLNVRLHLGIGKEEFVQQRQREDTGKSVPQLLLPSIQANLRNGQFGQAVGGTQFVKLPVNKL from the coding sequence ATGCAAAAACCCACAGTACGAGCTTTTTTTGACGAGAACACGGCCACCTGGTCGTATGTAATCTGGTCCGAGACAGATACACAAAAGCGGTGCGCCATAATCGACAGCGTACTGAATTTTGATCTTCCTTCCTGCACCTCCAGCACGCGGTCTGCGGATATCATCATCGACTTCATCAAGGAAAAACAGCTTGCCGTGGAATGGATACTGGAAACGCATATCCATGCCGACCACCTCACCGCCGCCCATTATCTGAAAGAACAGCTGGGCGGGAAAATCGCCATCAGCAAGCATATCCTGACCATCATCGCCACATGGGTGCCCATTTTCCAGACCCAGGACGATACAAGTCTGGACGGGTCCCAGTTCGACCATCTCTTTGACAACGACGAAAAGTTCACCGTGGGCGACATGCAGGCCCAGATTCTCCATACGCCCGGACATACCCCCGCAGACACGACCTATGTCATCGGCAACGCCGTCTTTGTCGGCGACACCATCTTTCTGCCGGACGTGGGCTCTGGCAGATGCGATTTTCCCGGTGGCAGCGCGGAACATTCCTACGACTCCTCGCGTCGTCTTTTCGCCCTGCCTGACGACTACCGCGTTTATGTAGGCCACGACTACCCGCCGGAGTACAGGCGCGGTCCGCAGTGCATGTGCACCATCGGCGAACAGAAGCAGCTCAATGTGCGTCTGCATCTTGGCATCGGCAAGGAAGAATTTGTCCAGCAAAGACAACGTGAAGACACGGGCAAATCCGTTCCCCAATTGCTCCTGCCCTCCATTCAGGCCAACCTGCGCAACGGACAATTCGGCCAGGCGGTCGGAGGAACGCAGTTCGTGAAACTGCCGGTCAACAAACTCTAG
- a CDS encoding 4Fe-4S binding protein, producing the protein MSLAFFGLTALVFLDLASVIPPWFTGGILYLQFIPSLLAFMHGAALGAAGWLFVAALTVLFGRVYCSTVCPLGTLQDAIGFTAGKRRRFHFRPAGTIRYAIAAVTALLLVGGSGLLLNLLDPFSAFGRILADLVRPAVIVTNNIAAAAFEQFGQYAVSRKQWAVLTPLAVGVAATTLVVVGWLAARRGRLYCNTVCPVGTLLGLVSRISWLGLGIDHDRCTKCGRCVRVCKAGCIDLARMRLDAGRCVACYNCLAACPEGAVHFENRWRRAPAMQADQGRRNFLLHSGVSLLGLAGLPETNATVLQSKPTTIPEAVTAPVSPPGSISIERFSSLCTACHLCVSVCPSRVLSPSLLEFGPSGMMQPRLNFRASYCNFECTLCSQVCPTGAILPLTPEDKKRTQLGVTRFIKENCVVVTDNTNCGACSEHCPTKAVRMVPYPNPLNRALFIPEVHADYCIGCGACEHACPTRPFKAICVDGNPVHARSKKPESTAPEIKINDTEDFPF; encoded by the coding sequence GTGTCCCTTGCCTTTTTCGGGCTGACCGCACTGGTCTTTCTTGATCTGGCAAGCGTAATCCCCCCGTGGTTCACCGGGGGGATTTTGTACCTGCAGTTCATTCCCTCGCTGCTTGCCTTCATGCATGGGGCGGCTCTCGGCGCGGCGGGGTGGCTCTTTGTCGCGGCCCTGACCGTGCTCTTCGGCCGTGTCTACTGTTCCACCGTCTGTCCCCTCGGGACCCTCCAGGATGCCATCGGATTTACGGCCGGGAAAAGGCGAAGATTTCATTTCAGACCAGCCGGAACGATTCGCTACGCCATCGCGGCCGTCACGGCGCTGCTGCTGGTCGGCGGCAGCGGCCTGCTGCTGAACCTGCTCGACCCGTTCAGCGCTTTTGGGCGCATTCTGGCCGATCTCGTGCGTCCGGCGGTCATCGTGACCAACAATATCGCGGCGGCGGCCTTTGAGCAGTTTGGGCAGTACGCGGTTTCCCGCAAGCAGTGGGCGGTGCTGACGCCACTTGCCGTCGGGGTCGCCGCGACAACGCTGGTCGTGGTCGGGTGGCTGGCCGCCCGGCGTGGCCGCCTTTACTGCAACACAGTCTGTCCGGTGGGCACGCTCCTGGGCCTGGTGTCCCGGATTTCATGGCTGGGCCTTGGAATCGATCACGACAGGTGCACGAAGTGCGGGCGCTGCGTACGCGTATGCAAGGCGGGCTGCATCGACCTTGCGCGCATGAGGCTCGATGCCGGGCGCTGCGTGGCCTGTTACAACTGTCTGGCGGCCTGCCCGGAAGGGGCGGTGCATTTTGAAAACAGGTGGCGGCGTGCCCCCGCCATGCAGGCGGATCAGGGACGCAGGAATTTTCTGCTGCATTCGGGGGTTTCTTTGCTTGGCCTCGCCGGGTTGCCGGAGACCAACGCGACGGTCCTGCAGAGCAAGCCGACAACCATACCCGAGGCGGTGACCGCTCCCGTCTCCCCGCCGGGATCGATCAGCATCGAGCGCTTCAGCTCCCTCTGCACGGCCTGCCACTTGTGCGTGAGCGTCTGTCCGTCGCGGGTCCTCTCTCCGTCGCTTCTTGAATTCGGGCCATCGGGCATGATGCAGCCGCGTCTCAACTTCCGCGCATCCTATTGCAACTTCGAGTGCACGCTCTGCTCGCAGGTCTGCCCCACTGGGGCCATCCTGCCCCTGACCCCGGAAGACAAGAAGCGCACGCAGCTTGGCGTGACCAGGTTCATCAAGGAAAACTGTGTGGTCGTCACGGACAACACCAACTGCGGCGCCTGCTCCGAGCACTGCCCGACCAAGGCTGTACGCATGGTGCCGTACCCCAATCCGCTCAACCGGGCATTGTTCATCCCGGAAGTACATGCGGACTACTGCATCGGTTGCGGAGCCTGCGAGCACGCCTGCCCCACCAGGCCCTTCAAGGCGATCTGCGTGGACGGCAATCCGGTCCACGCGCGGTCGAAAAAGCCGGAGTCCACGGCGCCGGAGATCAAAATCAACGACACGGAAGATTTTCCATTTTGA
- a CDS encoding rhodanese-like domain-containing protein: MGLQEISALAASKADAQQTIFIDVRTSAEFSNKRPARSLAFAPLTDLAPEDFAMRHGILPDTPLIILCTSGGRARKAAEKFMKAGFSDVQVLQGGIDAWEREGLPLVGANSAPDIGGPISLDRQVRIAAGSLVLLFGLLGYFVTPGFVWGAIFVGAGLVFAGITNTCGMAMLLTRAPWNKTGCTGGVCPISGKPKGSSGGGCK, from the coding sequence ATGGGATTGCAGGAAATTTCGGCTCTCGCCGCTTCAAAGGCGGATGCCCAGCAAACAATCTTCATCGATGTGCGCACGTCGGCGGAATTTTCCAACAAACGCCCGGCCCGCTCGCTGGCCTTTGCGCCGCTGACGGATCTGGCGCCAGAGGATTTTGCGATGCGGCACGGCATTCTCCCGGACACCCCGCTCATCATTCTCTGCACCAGCGGCGGCAGGGCCCGGAAAGCGGCGGAAAAATTCATGAAAGCGGGCTTCAGCGATGTACAGGTCCTGCAAGGCGGTATCGACGCCTGGGAACGCGAGGGACTGCCCCTGGTCGGCGCAAACTCCGCTCCCGACATCGGCGGCCCCATCTCCCTGGACAGGCAGGTGCGCATTGCGGCCGGCAGTCTGGTGCTGCTGTTTGGCCTTTTGGGATATTTCGTGACCCCCGGCTTTGTCTGGGGAGCGATTTTCGTGGGCGCCGGGCTTGTCTTTGCCGGCATCACCAACACCTGCGGCATGGCCATGCTGCTGACGCGGGCACCGTGGAACAAGACCGGCTGCACGGGCGGCGTATGCCCGATCAGCGGCAAGCCCAAAGGCAGTTCCGGCGGCGGCTGCAAATAG
- a CDS encoding zinc ribbon domain-containing protein YjdM: protein MSDLPICPKCGSEYTYDDGMAYVCPECGHEWSKDAAAGDGTDDRIIKDANGKPLQNGDTVTVIKDLKVKGSSVTVKVGTKVKNIRLVDGDHDIDCRIDGIGAMKLKSEFVKKV, encoded by the coding sequence ATGAGTGATCTGCCCATATGCCCCAAGTGCGGCTCCGAATATACCTACGATGACGGCATGGCCTACGTCTGCCCGGAATGCGGCCACGAGTGGTCCAAGGACGCCGCTGCCGGCGACGGGACGGATGACAGGATCATCAAGGACGCCAACGGCAAGCCGCTCCAGAACGGCGACACGGTCACGGTCATCAAAGACCTCAAGGTCAAGGGCTCGTCCGTCACGGTGAAAGTTGGCACGAAAGTCAAGAACATCAGGCTGGTGGACGGCGACCACGATATCGATTGCAGAATCGACGGCATCGGCGCCATGAAGCTCAAGTCCGAATTCGTCAAAAAAGTATAG
- a CDS encoding DinB family protein: MSIDCINCKARIESFEILMIRNADLADIRLAPDKWTLKEMIAHLIDSASNNHQRFVRLQLEPVLVFPKYDAEEWKNMTRIGSFDYSTLVTLWKTYNVLLLHLIENMNPGALNHVWRREDKDISLEALIHDYFAHMDLHRKMFEDRVEEIGARKS; the protein is encoded by the coding sequence ATGAGTATAGATTGCATCAACTGCAAAGCCCGTATTGAATCCTTCGAAATCCTCATGATCCGGAACGCGGACCTCGCGGACATCCGCCTGGCCCCGGACAAGTGGACCCTGAAGGAGATGATCGCTCACCTGATCGATTCCGCGTCCAACAACCACCAGCGATTTGTCCGCCTGCAACTTGAGCCGGTGCTTGTCTTTCCGAAATACGACGCCGAGGAATGGAAAAACATGACCAGAATCGGGTCATTCGACTATTCAACCCTGGTCACACTCTGGAAAACCTACAACGTCCTGCTCCTGCACCTGATCGAAAACATGAATCCAGGTGCCCTCAATCACGTCTGGAGACGCGAAGACAAAGACATCTCCCTGGAAGCCCTGATCCACGACTATTTCGCACACATGGACCTGCACCGGAAAATGTTCGAGGACCGCGTGGAAGAGATTGGCGCCAGGAAGTCGTGA
- a CDS encoding SDR family oxidoreductase, whose translation MSKQKVAVVTGGAQGIGKAICDAFARQGVAVCNIDVQDNDYFVGDIADDQVLRAFASKVIAQHGAIDYLINNACLSRGGLKTCSHEDFNYVLRVGITAPFLLTQLFMDHFNPSASIVNISSTRHLMSQADTESYTAAKGGITALTHAMAVTLAGKARVNSISPGWIDTTGARFNGPDADQHPAGRVGDPSDIVHAVMFLCDEKSGFITGQNITVDGGMTKLMVYHNDFGWKKQEENPES comes from the coding sequence GTGTCAAAACAGAAAGTCGCGGTCGTTACGGGTGGAGCGCAGGGCATCGGCAAGGCAATATGTGATGCTTTTGCTCGGCAGGGTGTTGCCGTCTGCAATATCGACGTGCAGGACAACGACTATTTCGTCGGTGACATTGCCGATGATCAGGTATTGCGTGCCTTTGCATCAAAGGTAATCGCCCAGCATGGCGCCATCGACTATCTCATCAACAATGCGTGCCTGTCCCGAGGCGGCCTCAAGACCTGCTCCCATGAGGATTTCAATTACGTGTTGCGTGTCGGAATCACGGCCCCGTTTCTTCTGACCCAATTGTTCATGGATCACTTTAACCCTTCGGCAAGCATCGTGAACATCTCATCGACCCGGCATCTGATGAGTCAGGCAGATACCGAAAGCTACACGGCGGCCAAGGGGGGCATCACCGCGCTGACCCATGCCATGGCAGTCACCCTGGCAGGAAAGGCGCGGGTCAACTCCATATCGCCGGGCTGGATCGATACCACCGGCGCCCGGTTCAATGGCCCGGATGCGGACCAGCACCCTGCCGGCCGTGTGGGCGATCCTTCGGACATCGTCCATGCGGTCATGTTTCTGTGTGATGAGAAGAGCGGGTTCATTACGGGCCAGAATATTACGGTGGATGGCGGCATGACGAAGCTGATGGTGTATCACAACGATTTTGGATGGAAAAAACAGGAAGAAAATCCTGAATCGTGA
- a CDS encoding NADH:flavin oxidoreductase/NADH oxidase, which yields MSALFSPISLGNLSLRNRIVIAPMCQYSAQDGLPTDWHLIHLGQLALSGAGLLIIEATAVEPAGRISPQDLGLWSDETEAALTALRRSLRDCSSMPVAVQLAHAGRKGSTARPWDGGASVSFGRGGWTTSSASALPFDPEDASPVEMDSNGIARVVKAFRGAAERALNCGFDCVELHCAHGYLMHQFLSPLSNQRQDEYGGSLENRMRLPLMVFREIRAALPQGFPLGVRISATDWIEGGWDLEQSTVFAARLKELGCDYIHVSSGGLSPMQSIKPGPGYQVPFAAHIKRETGLTTIAVGLITQPQQAEEIIASGQADLTALGRGMLYNPRWPWHAAAELGACVDAPPQYLRCEPHGVKDLFKKS from the coding sequence ATGAGCGCACTCTTTTCCCCCATCTCTCTTGGCAATCTTTCCTTGCGGAACCGCATCGTCATTGCCCCCATGTGTCAGTATTCCGCACAGGACGGACTGCCGACCGACTGGCATCTGATTCACCTTGGGCAGCTTGCCCTGTCCGGGGCCGGACTGCTGATCATCGAGGCCACCGCCGTCGAACCGGCCGGGCGCATCTCGCCGCAGGATCTCGGGCTGTGGTCCGATGAGACCGAGGCGGCCCTGACGGCGCTGCGCAGATCCCTGCGGGACTGTTCTTCCATGCCCGTGGCCGTCCAGCTGGCTCATGCCGGTCGCAAGGGATCGACGGCGCGGCCCTGGGACGGGGGCGCGTCCGTATCGTTCGGACGCGGCGGCTGGACTACGTCCTCGGCCTCGGCCCTGCCCTTTGACCCCGAGGACGCCTCGCCCGTGGAAATGGACTCAAACGGCATCGCGCGGGTGGTCAAAGCCTTTCGTGGGGCAGCGGAGCGCGCCCTGAACTGCGGCTTCGACTGTGTGGAACTGCACTGTGCCCACGGCTACCTCATGCACCAGTTCCTGTCCCCGCTGTCCAACCAGCGCCAGGACGAATACGGCGGCAGCCTGGAAAACAGGATGCGCCTGCCGCTCATGGTCTTCCGCGAAATCCGCGCCGCGCTGCCCCAGGGCTTTCCACTCGGGGTCCGCATCTCGGCGACGGACTGGATCGAGGGCGGCTGGGACCTTGAGCAGAGCACGGTCTTCGCCGCGCGCCTGAAGGAGCTTGGTTGCGACTACATCCATGTCTCCAGCGGCGGCCTGTCCCCCATGCAGAGCATCAAGCCGGGACCTGGCTATCAGGTGCCCTTCGCGGCGCATATCAAGCGCGAAACAGGCCTCACCACCATCGCGGTGGGCCTGATCACCCAGCCCCAGCAGGCCGAGGAGATCATCGCCTCCGGCCAGGCCGATCTGACGGCCCTGGGCCGGGGCATGCTCTACAACCCCCGCTGGCCCTGGCATGCGGCAGCGGAGCTGGGCGCCTGCGTCGATGCGCCGCCGCAATACCTGCGCTGCGAGCCCCACGGCGTGAAGGACCTTTTCAAGAAGAGCTGA
- a CDS encoding DUF362 domain-containing protein, whose protein sequence is MDRRRFLKNVIGGGIVAGSTVAFGNYSQLLAATVAAAPAYDLVAVRGGEPGVMFDRAMASLGGMQAFVPKGSRVVVKPNIGWDVTPERGGNTNPALVQRIIEHCLQAGAREVSVFDHTCDPWAQCYRSSGIERAVRDAGGKIVSGNNEGYYQQVSVPEGRRLTEVKVHELLLEADVLINVPVLKHHSSTMLTVGMKNLMGVVWDRGYWHRNDLHQCIADFVSCRRPTLTVVDAYNVMKQNGPRGVSTADIVQMQALIVSTDPVAADAAAAKLFGLEPQTVRHIQLAAEMNLGRMDLGALSINRIRL, encoded by the coding sequence ATGGATCGTCGTCGTTTTTTGAAAAATGTGATCGGGGGCGGCATTGTCGCCGGGTCCACGGTGGCATTCGGCAACTATTCGCAATTGCTGGCCGCAACGGTAGCGGCCGCCCCGGCATACGACCTCGTGGCCGTGCGTGGCGGGGAGCCGGGGGTGATGTTCGACCGGGCCATGGCCTCCCTTGGCGGCATGCAGGCGTTTGTGCCCAAAGGGAGCAGGGTGGTGGTCAAGCCGAACATTGGCTGGGATGTGACCCCGGAACGCGGGGGGAACACGAATCCGGCGCTCGTTCAGCGCATCATCGAACACTGTCTGCAGGCCGGAGCCCGTGAGGTGTCCGTTTTCGACCACACCTGCGACCCGTGGGCGCAGTGCTACAGATCGAGCGGCATCGAGAGGGCGGTCAGGGACGCTGGCGGAAAGATCGTGTCCGGGAACAACGAGGGTTATTACCAGCAGGTTAGCGTACCGGAAGGAAGGCGGCTCACCGAGGTCAAGGTGCACGAGCTGCTGCTTGAGGCGGACGTGCTCATCAATGTTCCGGTCCTCAAGCACCACAGCTCGACGATGCTCACGGTCGGCATGAAGAACCTCATGGGCGTGGTCTGGGATCGCGGGTATTGGCACCGTAACGACCTGCATCAGTGCATCGCGGATTTCGTTTCCTGCCGCAGGCCGACCCTGACCGTGGTCGACGCCTACAACGTCATGAAACAGAACGGGCCGCGCGGGGTGTCCACCGCCGATATCGTGCAGATGCAGGCGCTCATCGTCTCTACTGATCCGGTCGCAGCCGATGCCGCCGCCGCGAAGCTCTTCGGCCTCGAACCCCAAACCGTCCGGCACATCCAGCTCGCGGCGGAGATGAATTTGGGACGCATGGATCTTGGCGCGCTGTCCATCAACCGCATCAGGCTTTGA
- a CDS encoding cation:proton antiporter family protein: protein MLVILVSFAFGFGLALTRIGLPPMVGFLVAGFAFNMAGLTPPPGLDLVADLGITLLLFSIGLKLDVRGLLKPEIWLSSTAQMAVTTLFFHLVLLLGQLLFPSPLMDMSWQATLVLAFALSFSSTVFAVKILEEKGDLTAFYGRIAIGILIMQDLFAVLFLSASAGKLPSIWALGVLALPLLRPVLFRLMDMAGRGELFILCGLFIALGVGAEGFSLIGLKPDLGALVVGVLIAGHPRASELSKALFGFKELMLVGFFLSIGMEGLPTLGMFTAAVLLCLLLPFKAGIYHFIVSRFGMRARSSLFSALSLTNYSEFGLIVAAIAAGQNLISPDWLLVIAMAVSLSFAVSAPLGKNSERVHRYMFPWLTRFERDFCHPSDAPIDLTSIRAIVFGMGRIGSGAYDELTPVYGREVCGVEHAPERVDFNRAQGRNVILGDACDTEFWLKLQRDDKLELIILAMPNHHGNMYAAKQIHNLNFQCSVAAIARFPEEVEELSAIGVCTALNMYEQAGAGLARSVMQSCSLKV, encoded by the coding sequence ATGCTTGTCATTCTGGTGAGTTTCGCCTTCGGTTTCGGTCTGGCCCTGACACGCATCGGGCTGCCGCCCATGGTCGGCTTCCTGGTGGCTGGTTTCGCCTTCAACATGGCCGGCCTCACCCCTCCCCCAGGGCTGGATCTGGTGGCAGACCTCGGCATCACCCTGCTGCTCTTCTCCATTGGTCTCAAGCTCGACGTGCGCGGCCTGCTCAAACCCGAGATATGGCTCAGTTCCACGGCTCAGATGGCCGTCACCACCCTTTTCTTCCATCTCGTCCTGCTCCTCGGGCAGTTGCTCTTCCCCTCCCCGCTCATGGACATGTCCTGGCAGGCCACCCTCGTTCTGGCCTTCGCACTGTCCTTTTCGAGCACGGTCTTCGCGGTCAAGATCTTGGAGGAAAAAGGCGACCTGACCGCCTTCTACGGCCGGATCGCCATTGGCATCCTCATCATGCAGGACCTCTTCGCGGTCCTCTTTCTGAGCGCCTCCGCAGGCAAGCTCCCCAGCATCTGGGCCCTTGGCGTCCTGGCCCTGCCTCTGCTGCGCCCGGTCCTCTTCCGGCTCATGGACATGGCAGGCCGCGGAGAGCTTTTCATCCTCTGCGGGCTTTTCATCGCCCTGGGCGTGGGTGCCGAGGGTTTTTCCCTGATCGGCCTCAAACCGGACCTGGGTGCCCTGGTCGTCGGCGTGCTCATCGCCGGACACCCACGGGCCTCGGAGCTGTCCAAGGCCCTGTTCGGATTCAAGGAGCTCATGCTCGTGGGCTTCTTCCTTTCCATCGGCATGGAGGGACTGCCGACCTTGGGGATGTTCACGGCCGCCGTCCTGCTCTGCCTGCTGCTGCCCTTCAAGGCCGGCATCTACCATTTCATCGTCAGCCGTTTCGGTATGCGCGCCAGAAGCAGCCTCTTTTCCGCGCTGTCCCTGACCAACTACTCCGAGTTCGGGCTTATCGTCGCTGCCATCGCAGCAGGCCAGAACCTCATCTCCCCGGACTGGCTGCTGGTCATCGCCATGGCCGTCAGCCTGAGCTTTGCCGTGTCCGCTCCGCTGGGTAAAAACTCGGAGCGGGTGCACCGTTACATGTTCCCCTGGCTGACCCGCTTCGAACGCGATTTCTGCCATCCCAGCGATGCGCCCATCGACCTGACATCAATCCGGGCGATCGTCTTCGGCATGGGGCGCATCGGCTCCGGAGCTTACGACGAACTGACGCCGGTCTACGGCCGCGAGGTCTGTGGCGTCGAACATGCCCCTGAACGAGTGGACTTCAACCGGGCCCAGGGGCGCAACGTCATCCTCGGAGACGCCTGCGACACGGAGTTCTGGCTCAAGCTGCAACGGGACGACAAGCTGGAACTGATCATTTTGGCCATGCCCAACCACCACGGCAACATGTACGCCGCCAAACAGATCCACAATTTGAACTTCCAATGCTCCGTCGCGGCCATCGCACGCTTCCCCGAAGAGGTCGAAGAGCTCTCGGCCATTGGGGTCTGCACAGCCCTGAACATGTACGAGCAGGCTGGAGCCGGGCTGGCCCGCAGCGTCATGCAGTCCTGCAGCCTGAAGGTGTGA